CAGAAAAAATATCTAAATTTTGTAAGTATTTTTTTCAAGATAAATATTAAGATAATCTTAAGACAATTATTCTCTTAGTATTTTTACCTAAGTACACTTAAGATTTTTGTTAAATAACAAAGAAAATTGTCATTTTCAAAGGTCGAAAAATATCAAGGTATTAAGAAATTAAATAAAACCTTTAAAAGTCGAACTGATTAACCATTGAGATTAACTGATATTTGCAACTAAAGGATTTTGATGACCCACATTAGAGATGGGATGATGCCCATGATGGGAAATAATGTCATGACCATGGGGCGAAGCTGATGAGGAACCATGATGACTAAAAGCAAAAGATTCTTGCATCAAACTAGCCAGAGAATGATGGCGAAGCATAATTAAGGGTTGGAGTACATCGTCAAAAATACCTCGAGGAGAAGAAACAGGGGGTTGGGGAGAAGGTGTATGACTATCAATGGCAATAAATTGAGGATTATTTTGTTGGTGTAAACTAATGAATTGCTCTTTACCGTTAATATCTTGAGCCAAAATGACTCCTTTACCTCTTTTGCTATGTATATCAGCAAATGTACCAGCAAAATTAGTTAATTCCACATCGGGGGTGAAGGATGTTTGTAGTAATATTTGATCATTGCCAGAAGCAGAATGATCATCTCCTCCATGATTACTATGATCATGAGCAGATTGGGGTGTCAGATGGGAAGAGCTATGATGACCATGTCCTCCGAGAAGGGCGTGGATTTTGATTTGATCATGACCATGGGGTATATCTCCCATCGCCATGGTGGTAATATTCGCCCCTGCGGTTTGTACTGGTAAGCCATTGGGTTCGTCGGGGGTTTGTAAGACATAACCCGATGTCACTTTCACTTCACCTGTAAAGTGGGGCCCGTAGGGTTGAAATTCACTGGTTAAGATTTCGGTTTCATGGGCGACACCATTGGGGCTTAGGGTGTTAATTTCCCCTGTACGAATGATGCGGTCAAATTCACGTCCATCATATAATTCAACTAATCCTCTTCCTCCTGCCCCTTGGGAGATGATAATGTCATCGAAGTTATCACCGTTGATGTCTCCCACGGCAATATTAATGTTACCCGTAAATTCTTCATGGTGGAAAGGATTAAAACGACCCAGTAATTGAAAGTTTTGACCGCTATAGATTTCCACACGGGGGGCGATTCCTCCCCCAATGCCCACCACTATATCGGCAAAGCCATCCCCGTTGATGTCTCCTGCGGCAATGGAGGTAATGTTATCGGTACTGGTGTTAATATCTTGAAAGGGTCTGATTTCGGCGAGGAGGGTATTGGGATCATTCCCTGAAAAGTGATATGCAAATTCAGAGTTGATAAACAGGGTGTCACCGTCAAATACTTTGATGGCAAATTCTTGGTTAGGATTGGTGAGTTGTCTTTGAATGGTGGCAACATCGGTTATGTTGTCATTGACATTGACATTGTTAGGATCTCGGATGGTTTTGTTGTTTATATCGGCGATCGCCACTTGAACCCCTCCTGAAAATCCGTGACCATAGGGAGTGAGATGGATTTGATTATCAGTATTACTAGCTTGGGATAGATGAATAGAATCCCCATGATCATTGTCCAAACCAAGCCAAGTATCTTCCGTATTCAAAATCACCCTTACCACCGCCATCATCCCCGCATCCTCATGGAAAAGAATATGACAATGATTGACATAAGCCCCAGGGAAATCAAGAAACTCCATTAAAATCCTCACCACCGATGGATTACCGTTGATTTGGGGAGTACCATAGGGGTTTTGGGGAGTCACCGAACCGGGGGCGTGGGCAGGGGGAAGGGCAACGGTATCACTTAACACCCGTTCTAAGTAGTTTTGTTGAATATCACTAACAGGGATACCATTAATTTCTAAGACCACAAAATCATTTTGATGGATATGGAAAGGATGCCATTCTAGGAGAGGAAAATCGACCTGTAAACTAGGATCCGAGATACCAGAAATATTGACCACATCCCAAATTTCTGTGGTACCCAACATGGGCATGGTTAAAGGAGTCATGGCGATGCCTTCGGTGGCATAATATTCTCCATTAATCCGATAAGTTCCCTCAAAAGTTGCTACATCCGTATCATCAGGCATTCTACCTTCACTGATGGCACCGCCCACATTTGCAGACCAAACAAATGTTCTCTCCTTATCCACATCTCCTGCCAAAGCCCGATCTACCAAATTATTGATCTTGTTGCTTTCTTGAATCAGAAAATCATACGCTTCAGGAAAAGCCCCCGTAGGAGTGGGATCCCCCGTCACTTCTACCGTCGCCAACACTTGAGGAGCCCAAGTTAGATGACCATCATCAAATCCTTTATTTTGGGTTAGGAAAGGAGCATGATCGCCAATTAATTCGGCGGTACCATTGGCAAGAAAATAATATTTACCCGGTTCCTCAAACCAGTTTTGTAACGAAATACGAGAACCCGGATTAAGGATGGGGCTGTCCATTACCTCCCGACGAATGCCCTCCACAACCCCCGCCGCATCACCATCGATCGCCGTTAAGAGTAGTTCTTGAGGGGTAAGGGTTCCATCCGCTTCTTCTTTATAGAGTTGAACGATAAAGAAAGAATTAACGCTCATGTTGGCAAAAGAAAATAAATTCCATTCCCCCGTGGTGGTTTCGATGGTGGGGTTATACTGTCCATTGATGGTATGGATGACATTCTCCACAGGTTCGAGGAACAAACCTTCTCCGTAGGGTCTTCCCCCGAGGGGATCAGTGGGATCATACCCTGCTACGAGTCCGCTATAGGTGACATAGGGGGCATTGGAGATGGTATATACAGGATCCCCATCTTGGTTGATGGTTTGGGCAAGGGGAGTCCCTGCGGGGAGAGAGAAGGAAGAATCCGCCGATTGATTGAGGGGATCATTAGGACGACTAGGGCGATATTCCTGTTGGATGCCGTAGGTTTGAATCGCCATGAAAAAGGCTGGGTTAGTAACGGGATCAAACTTATCTAGGTCAGGGAGATCATGACGGGGATTAATTAATAGATAACCTGCTAAACCCGAAGCTACCTGCTCATTGGTTAGTCCATGGAGGTGGGGATGGTACCATTGGGGCCCGATAAAGTGATTCTCAGGGATTTTTATTTCTATGTCCCAACTGTCTCCCGGGGCGATGGTAACTAAAACATTATCCCCATGACCGACGGGGGAAACGTGCAAACCATGGGTATGAAAATTGGTGGGCTGATCGAGGTTGTTATGGAGGGTTATTTTCAGGGTATCTCCCGGCTCTGTGATCAACATTGGGCCAGGGATGCGACCGTTGTAAGCCCTGAGAATGTCGTAGGGGGTCGCTTTTCCTAGCCAATCAATAAAACCGTCTCCTTGTTGTAGGATACCAAAACCATCGATGACGATCTGCTCTAGTTCGTCCATATAAAGATCGATTTCCAAGGTATCCGCAGGCCCCCAACTAGAATAGTATTCCCCATTGGCACCTCGGGATACGAATACACCATCTTGATAGTTTTGATGATCAATCTGCCATTGCAAGAAGGGATCTTGATAAACTACTTTTTCGTTAGGTCTAGGTAAAACTTTGAGGTATCCATCGGGGTTAAATCCTTGGCTCCAACTATCGAAGTTTTGTTGACCGATAATGTAGCCGTTTTCAAGGGAGGAAAGAAGCGGTAGTGTACTCATTAGGAGTTAGTCTGGATAAATTTTGAGTATTGATGATCGTCAGAAAAAATTAATTTTCTGACGAAATTATTTGTTGTTAAGCAAAAATGCTACTATCAGCAGAGGCAGTAATAATTGATGCTTCGGTGGTTTGGTTTCCCAACATGGCATTTTGGAATGGTCTTCCCTGGGCATTGACAGGGCCCATACCCATATTATTGGGGTTATTAAATCCGGGGGGAAGGTTGTTGGCGAAAAGGTTGGCTAAGACATTAGGAGCGTTACCCCGATTTTCCCTCGCCCCTTGTCCGGGGTTGTTGGGAATTCCTCGACCAAATAAATTGAAGCCCACAGGGGGGAAGATACTTGTGGGTGGTTCATTGGGGGAGGTGATGGGGTCAGGTTCTGTTCTGTCTCCTGCGATGGTAAATTGAATGACGTTGGCGGTTAAAGGAGTACCTCGCAATTCAAAGGTTTGACCTCGGTCAATATAGAAATAGTCTCCTTC
The sequence above is a segment of the Cyanobacterium stanieri PCC 7202 genome. Coding sequences within it:
- a CDS encoding multicopper oxidase type 3 (PFAM: Multicopper oxidase; FG-GAP repeat~COGs: COG2132 Putative multicopper oxidase~InterPro IPR011707:IPR011706:IPR013517:IPR002355~KEGG: ter:Tery_5023 multicopper oxidase, type 2~PFAM: multicopper oxidase type 3; multicopper oxidase type 2; FG-GAP repeat protein~SPTR: Multicopper oxidase type 3), giving the protein MSTLPLLSSLENGYIIGQQNFDSWSQGFNPDGYLKVLPRPNEKVVYQDPFLQWQIDHQNYQDGVFVSRGANGEYYSSWGPADTLEIDLYMDELEQIVIDGFGILQQGDGFIDWLGKATPYDILRAYNGRIPGPMLITEPGDTLKITLHNNLDQPTNFHTHGLHVSPVGHGDNVLVTIAPGDSWDIEIKIPENHFIGPQWYHPHLHGLTNEQVASGLAGYLLINPRHDLPDLDKFDPVTNPAFFMAIQTYGIQQEYRPSRPNDPLNQSADSSFSLPAGTPLAQTINQDGDPVYTISNAPYVTYSGLVAGYDPTDPLGGRPYGEGLFLEPVENVIHTINGQYNPTIETTTGEWNLFSFANMSVNSFFIVQLYKEEADGTLTPQELLLTAIDGDAAGVVEGIRREVMDSPILNPGSRISLQNWFEEPGKYYFLANGTAELIGDHAPFLTQNKGFDDGHLTWAPQVLATVEVTGDPTPTGAFPEAYDFLIQESNKINNLVDRALAGDVDKERTFVWSANVGGAISEGRMPDDTDVATFEGTYRINGEYYATEGIAMTPLTMPMLGTTEIWDVVNISGISDPSLQVDFPLLEWHPFHIHQNDFVVLEINGIPVSDIQQNYLERVLSDTVALPPAHAPGSVTPQNPYGTPQINGNPSVVRILMEFLDFPGAYVNHCHILFHEDAGMMAVVRVILNTEDTWLGLDNDHGDSIHLSQASNTDNQIHLTPYGHGFSGGVQVAIADINNKTIRDPNNVNVNDNITDVATIQRQLTNPNQEFAIKVFDGDTLFINSEFAYHFSGNDPNTLLAEIRPFQDINTSTDNITSIAAGDINGDGFADIVVGIGGGIAPRVEIYSGQNFQLLGRFNPFHHEEFTGNINIAVGDINGDNFDDIIISQGAGGRGLVELYDGREFDRIIRTGEINTLSPNGVAHETEILTSEFQPYGPHFTGEVKVTSGYVLQTPDEPNGLPVQTAGANITTMAMGDIPHGHDQIKIHALLGGHGHHSSSHLTPQSAHDHSNHGGDDHSASGNDQILLQTSFTPDVELTNFAGTFADIHSKRGKGVILAQDINGKEQFISLHQQNNPQFIAIDSHTPSPQPPVSSPRGIFDDVLQPLIMLRHHSLASLMQESFAFSHHGSSSASPHGHDIISHHGHHPISNVGHQNPLVANIS